A genome region from Chengkuizengella sp. SCS-71B includes the following:
- the gyrA gene encoding DNA gyrase subunit A → MSQVEQFLPAFLEEVVGDRFGRYSKYIIQDRAIPDVRDGLKPVQRRILYAMYEAGNHSDKPYRKSAKTVGDVMGNYHPHGDSSIYDGMVRMAQSWKMGHVLIDGHGNWGSMDDDPPAAMRYTEARLSSIAIELLRDIEKDTVLFKDNFDNTMKEPVVLPSRFPNLLVNGVSGISSGFATEIPPHNLGEVIEACIDLIDNPQLTLEDLMKKIKGPDFPTGGIIMGEKGLKDAYTNGKGKIFLRARTNIEDLKGGKQQIVITEIPYQVVKSRLVTAMENIRLEKKVEGIAEVRDESGRDGLRIVVELKKEANAEGILAYLLKKTDLQINYNFNMVAIVNKAPKQLGLKAILEAYIEHQKEVVTYRSQYDLKKAQDKAHVLEGLVKALNILDDVIETIKASKNRQDAQQNLVAKFDFTERQADAILTLQLYRLTNLEITSLEKDLVDVNKIIAKLTAILQSPKKLMNVIKKELTEISKKYAIERRSDIQEEVEKLEVNLEVMVTPEDVLVTVSKEGYIKRSSLLSFTRSGGELESTGLKEGDMVRFIREVNTIENLLIFTKSGQYYMLPVHQIPEYKWKDNGTAIVNVIPIDKEDQIVNVIPVKDFEEEGKSIVFVTKYGQVKRSLLKDYATKRSIGIVACKLNNQDQIIDVQLSDELGDLLLVTKLGMSIRFRENEVKSMGRVSAGVKGIQLKELDEVIAAAWIKDNDSGEIFVISERGYGKSTLVSDYMLQGRGGKGVISFEFKTGKRVRSNGYQLMYACLIKEPENLNVILSNGEKYQFTTQSAPIQERKSTGKQLIPVTKEEHVTDVVKLSKL, encoded by the coding sequence ATGAGCCAAGTTGAACAGTTTTTACCTGCTTTTCTTGAAGAAGTGGTAGGAGACAGATTCGGTAGATATTCAAAATATATCATTCAAGATCGCGCCATCCCAGACGTTCGGGATGGGTTAAAACCGGTGCAAAGACGCATTCTTTATGCGATGTATGAAGCAGGTAATCATTCGGACAAGCCATATCGCAAATCAGCAAAAACTGTTGGGGATGTAATGGGGAATTATCATCCTCACGGTGATTCTTCTATTTATGATGGAATGGTGCGTATGGCGCAATCGTGGAAGATGGGTCATGTTTTAATTGATGGACACGGCAATTGGGGTTCTATGGATGATGATCCACCAGCAGCTATGCGTTATACAGAAGCTCGTTTATCTTCTATTGCAATTGAACTGTTACGAGATATTGAAAAGGACACTGTATTATTCAAAGATAATTTTGATAATACGATGAAAGAACCTGTCGTATTACCTTCTCGTTTTCCCAACTTGTTAGTAAACGGGGTTAGTGGTATTTCTTCTGGTTTTGCAACTGAAATACCTCCTCATAATTTAGGTGAAGTCATTGAAGCTTGTATCGACTTAATTGATAACCCTCAATTAACATTAGAAGATTTAATGAAAAAGATAAAAGGTCCAGACTTCCCTACAGGTGGCATCATCATGGGGGAAAAGGGTCTTAAAGATGCATATACAAATGGTAAAGGGAAGATATTCCTGAGAGCCAGAACAAACATTGAAGACTTAAAGGGTGGTAAACAGCAAATTGTGATTACCGAAATCCCTTATCAAGTTGTAAAATCTCGTCTAGTTACTGCAATGGAAAATATCCGATTAGAGAAAAAAGTAGAGGGTATTGCTGAAGTTCGTGATGAAAGTGGACGAGACGGACTGAGAATTGTAGTTGAACTTAAGAAAGAGGCGAATGCAGAAGGAATTTTAGCTTACTTGCTTAAGAAAACAGATTTACAAATTAACTATAACTTTAATATGGTTGCCATTGTAAATAAAGCGCCGAAACAGTTAGGTTTAAAAGCGATCCTTGAGGCTTATATAGAACATCAAAAAGAGGTTGTGACTTATCGATCTCAATATGATTTGAAAAAAGCACAGGATAAAGCTCATGTCCTTGAAGGACTTGTTAAAGCATTAAATATCCTAGATGATGTCATTGAAACCATAAAAGCGTCCAAAAACCGTCAGGATGCACAGCAGAATTTAGTTGCGAAATTTGATTTCACTGAAAGACAAGCAGATGCTATTTTAACATTGCAGTTATATCGTTTAACAAACTTAGAAATCACTTCTTTAGAAAAAGATTTAGTAGATGTTAATAAAATCATTGCTAAACTAACTGCTATATTACAAAGTCCAAAGAAATTAATGAACGTCATTAAAAAAGAATTAACAGAAATCTCTAAGAAGTACGCCATTGAACGAAGATCAGACATACAAGAGGAAGTTGAAAAGTTAGAAGTGAACTTAGAGGTTATGGTTACTCCTGAGGACGTGCTTGTTACCGTTTCAAAGGAGGGATACATTAAACGCAGCAGTTTATTATCCTTTACACGTTCTGGTGGTGAACTTGAAAGTACAGGTTTAAAAGAAGGCGATATGGTTCGTTTTATTAGAGAAGTAAATACTATAGAGAACTTACTTATCTTCACAAAGAGTGGACAGTACTACATGTTACCTGTCCATCAAATCCCAGAATACAAATGGAAGGACAATGGTACTGCGATTGTAAATGTGATCCCTATAGATAAAGAGGATCAAATCGTGAATGTCATCCCTGTTAAAGATTTTGAAGAAGAGGGTAAATCCATTGTATTCGTAACGAAATATGGACAAGTGAAACGGAGTTTATTGAAAGATTATGCAACGAAACGCTCTATTGGAATAGTAGCGTGTAAACTGAATAACCAAGATCAAATTATTGATGTACAATTAAGTGATGAATTGGGCGATTTATTATTAGTTACTAAACTTGGCATGAGCATTCGCTTTAGAGAAAATGAAGTGAAATCGATGGGAAGAGTATCAGCAGGTGTAAAAGGAATCCAGTTAAAAGAGCTTGACGAGGTCATTGCAGCTGCTTGGATTAAAGATAATGATTCAGGTGAAATATTTGTTATATCTGAACGTGGATATGGCAAAAGCACATTAGTTTCGGATTATATGTTGCAAGGACGCGGAGGTAAAGGGGTTATCAGCTTCGAATTCAAAACTGGTAAACGAGTTAGATCCAATGGATATCAATTAATGTATGCCTGTCTGATTAAGGAGCCAGAAAATTTGAATGTCATACTTAGCAACGGTGAAAAATATCAATTTACAACGCAGTCAGCACCTATACAAGAACGTAAATCAACTGGTAAGCAGCTAATACCTGTGACTAAAGAAGAACATGTTACGGATGTAGTGAAATTGTCCAAGTTGTAA